The Pseudomonas sp. FP2309 genome has a window encoding:
- a CDS encoding peptidylprolyl isomerase, whose product MNVKTKLSDCLRPLVLGALFLGTASAHAAVQQLDKVVAIVDNDVIMQSQLDQRVKEVQQTIAKRGGGVPPTSVLDQQVLERLIVENLQLQIGDRSGIRISDEELNQAVGTIAQRNNMSIDQFRAALARDGLSYEDARDQIRREMIISRVRQRRVAERVQVSEQEVKNFLASDLGKMQLSEELHLANILIPTPDSANSEQLNAAAAKTKAIYDRLKAGADFAQMAIAQSGSDNALEGGDMGWRKAAQLPPPFDRELSAMEVGGITQPARTPGGFIILKLLERRGGETSLKDEVHVRHILVKPSEIRTEAQTKELAQKIYDRIESGEDFATLAKSFSEDPGSALNGGDLNWIDPKALVPEFQQVMADTPQGVLSKPFKTQYGWHVLEVLGRRATDNTSQAREQQALNVLRNRKYDEELQTWLRQIRDEAYVENKLPGAGQTGTDQAVQ is encoded by the coding sequence GTGAACGTGAAGACCAAGCTTTCTGATTGTCTGCGCCCGCTCGTACTGGGCGCGCTGTTCCTGGGGACCGCATCGGCACACGCTGCGGTTCAACAGCTGGATAAAGTGGTGGCCATCGTCGATAACGACGTGATCATGCAGAGCCAACTGGACCAACGGGTCAAGGAAGTTCAGCAGACCATCGCCAAGCGTGGCGGCGGCGTGCCGCCGACCAGCGTCCTGGACCAACAGGTGCTGGAACGTCTGATCGTCGAAAACCTGCAATTGCAGATCGGTGATCGTTCCGGCATCCGTATTTCGGACGAGGAACTGAACCAGGCCGTCGGCACTATTGCCCAGCGCAACAACATGAGCATCGATCAGTTCCGCGCGGCCCTGGCTCGCGATGGCCTGTCGTATGAAGACGCCCGTGACCAGATCCGTCGCGAAATGATCATCAGCCGTGTGCGTCAGCGCCGTGTGGCCGAGCGGGTTCAGGTGTCCGAGCAGGAGGTGAAGAACTTCCTGGCGTCGGACCTTGGCAAGATGCAGCTTTCCGAAGAACTGCACCTGGCCAATATCCTGATTCCGACCCCGGACAGCGCCAACTCCGAGCAGCTCAATGCCGCCGCTGCCAAAACCAAGGCAATCTATGATCGTCTGAAGGCCGGTGCTGATTTCGCGCAAATGGCCATCGCCCAGTCCGGCAGCGACAACGCCCTTGAAGGCGGTGACATGGGCTGGCGTAAAGCCGCTCAACTGCCACCTCCGTTCGACCGCGAACTGAGCGCCATGGAAGTCGGTGGTATCACCCAGCCGGCACGCACTCCAGGTGGTTTCATCATCCTGAAGCTGCTGGAGCGCCGCGGCGGCGAGACCTCGCTGAAAGACGAAGTGCATGTTCGTCATATCCTGGTCAAACCGAGCGAAATCCGTACCGAAGCGCAAACCAAGGAACTGGCACAGAAGATCTATGACCGCATTGAAAGCGGTGAAGACTTCGCCACCCTGGCCAAAAGCTTCTCCGAAGACCCAGGTTCAGCCCTCAACGGCGGCGACTTGAACTGGATCGACCCGAAAGCACTGGTTCCCGAGTTCCAGCAAGTGATGGCCGATACGCCGCAAGGCGTGCTGTCCAAGCCGTTCAAGACTCAATATGGCTGGCACGTGCTGGAAGTTCTTGGCCGTCGCGCCACCGACAACACCAGCCAGGCCCGCGAGCAACAGGCACTCAACGTATTGCGTAACCGCAAATACGACGAAGAGCTGCAAACGTGGTTGCGCCAGATCCGTGACGAAGCCTACGTCGAGAACAAGCTGCCAGGCGCCGGGCAAACAGGCACCGACCAGGCAGTACAGTGA
- a CDS encoding LPS-assembly protein LptD: MALKSPAFRRKFPLLVTGSLLALQPFATSFVVAAEQYDCTVSASGAWDCAPKTAAAPLPPRPVHDGAAVSSANSTAQADAGGTAAAEPKTALVTESKGRGLRSRSADYSHLDWVPRDKLTAAQLAETGPYCGGAYIEPTRPGMNDKTNKSDAPTFIGAKASRYEQEQQVATLAGDVVMRQGSMQLESEEASLYQAESRGELNGNVRLRDNGALIVGDHAEVQLDTGAAQIDNAEYVLHKSRIRGNALYAKRAENAIIRLKDGTYTTCEPDSNAWQLKGNNITLNPATGFGTATNATLRIKNIPILYTPYIYFPIDDRRQSGFLPPSFSTGSETGFTLLTPYYFNLAPNYDATLYPQYMTKRGMMMEGEFRYLTKSSEGQFGGAYLNDDNDERKLQTDYEKTRYMLNWQHKGGLDSRVMTQVDYTTISDPYFFQDLKSNQEGVESRDYVNQQGSVTYRGDTFRARLNLQAYQLATISQVTPYDRLPQITFNGTLPYHPGGLNFSYETEAVRFNRDLENGTFKDQDGVASARLDTFVRGLTRANGTRLNVAPAVEYPMNSTYGFVTPKLKYVYTKYDLDLDSIGKNQIIADQAASVAAGTPYAGGTFKSSQDRAVPVASVDSGLYFDRNTNWFGKDYRQTLEPRAFYLYVPNKDQADIPVFDSSEYSFSYASLFRDNRFSGSDRIGDENKLSLGVTSRWIEDNGFERQRVAVGQALYFKDREVQLPGVLAADRADAQSDVSPVALDYEFRFNRDWRATADYNWDTEEHSPRSGSAMLHYQPEDNPNKIINVGYRYRNDQVVYNQLTGKWQFGGDYGQPGDPNFVKDYYKIQQHDFSMMWPIIPQWNLITRWQYDYARNRTLEAFGGFEYDNCCWKLRVINRYWVSNDEYSQIAPLNEKGDHGLFLQIVLKGLGGLTGAKVESFLDKGIEGYREREDQAF, encoded by the coding sequence ATGGCATTGAAATCCCCCGCGTTTCGTAGAAAATTTCCGTTGCTGGTAACCGGCAGTCTGCTGGCCTTGCAACCCTTCGCCACCTCATTCGTGGTCGCCGCGGAACAGTATGACTGCACAGTCTCTGCTTCGGGTGCCTGGGATTGCGCGCCGAAAACCGCCGCAGCCCCGTTGCCACCGCGCCCGGTGCATGACGGCGCTGCCGTCAGCTCGGCCAACAGCACGGCGCAGGCCGACGCTGGTGGCACGGCCGCGGCCGAGCCCAAGACCGCACTGGTCACCGAATCCAAGGGCCGTGGCCTGCGCTCGCGCAGTGCCGACTACAGCCACTTGGACTGGGTACCTCGTGATAAGTTGACCGCGGCCCAACTGGCCGAAACCGGTCCTTATTGCGGCGGTGCGTACATCGAGCCGACTCGTCCTGGCATGAACGACAAGACGAACAAGAGCGATGCGCCCACCTTCATCGGCGCCAAAGCCTCTCGTTACGAGCAGGAACAGCAAGTCGCGACCCTGGCCGGTGACGTCGTCATGCGCCAGGGCAGCATGCAGCTGGAATCTGAAGAAGCCAGCCTGTATCAGGCCGAAAGCCGCGGCGAGCTGAACGGTAATGTTCGCTTGCGCGATAACGGCGCCCTGATCGTCGGCGACCACGCCGAAGTTCAGCTGGATACCGGTGCGGCGCAGATCGACAACGCCGAATACGTGCTGCACAAGTCGCGCATCCGCGGTAACGCGCTGTACGCCAAGCGCGCCGAAAACGCGATCATCCGTCTCAAGGACGGTACGTACACCACCTGCGAGCCGGACAGCAACGCCTGGCAGCTCAAGGGCAACAACATTACGTTGAACCCGGCCACCGGTTTCGGTACGGCGACCAACGCGACGTTGCGGATCAAGAACATCCCGATCCTGTACACCCCTTACATCTATTTCCCGATCGACGATCGTCGTCAGTCCGGCTTCCTGCCGCCAAGCTTCAGCACCGGCAGCGAAACCGGCTTTACCTTGCTCACGCCGTACTACTTCAACCTGGCGCCGAACTACGACGCTACGTTGTACCCGCAATACATGACCAAGCGCGGCATGATGATGGAAGGCGAATTCCGCTACCTCACCAAGTCCAGCGAAGGTCAGTTCGGCGGCGCGTACCTGAACGACGACAACGACGAACGCAAGCTGCAGACCGATTACGAAAAAACCCGCTACATGCTCAACTGGCAGCACAAAGGCGGGTTGGATTCGCGTGTAATGACGCAGGTCGACTACACCACGATCAGCGACCCTTACTTCTTCCAGGACCTGAAGTCCAACCAGGAAGGCGTCGAGAGTCGCGATTACGTCAACCAGCAGGGCTCCGTGACGTATCGCGGTGACACCTTCCGGGCACGCCTGAACCTTCAGGCTTACCAACTGGCGACCATTTCCCAAGTCACGCCGTACGATCGTCTGCCGCAGATCACCTTCAACGGCACCCTGCCCTACCATCCGGGCGGCCTGAATTTCAGCTACGAGACCGAAGCCGTGCGCTTCAATCGCGACCTGGAAAACGGCACGTTTAAAGACCAGGACGGCGTGGCATCGGCTCGACTGGACACCTTTGTCCGCGGCCTCACCCGCGCCAACGGCACACGCCTGAACGTAGCACCAGCCGTCGAATACCCGATGAACTCGACCTACGGTTTCGTAACGCCGAAGCTCAAGTACGTCTATACCAAGTACGATTTGGACCTGGACAGCATCGGCAAGAACCAGATCATTGCTGACCAGGCTGCGTCCGTGGCGGCAGGCACCCCGTATGCGGGCGGCACCTTCAAGAGCTCCCAGGACCGTGCGGTTCCGGTGGCCAGTGTCGACAGCGGTCTGTACTTCGATCGCAACACCAACTGGTTCGGCAAGGACTATCGCCAGACCCTTGAGCCGCGTGCGTTCTACCTGTACGTGCCGAACAAGGACCAGGCGGATATCCCGGTCTTCGACAGCAGTGAATACTCGTTCAGCTACGCCTCGCTGTTCCGCGACAACCGCTTCAGCGGTTCCGACCGCATCGGCGACGAGAACAAGCTGTCGCTGGGCGTGACCAGCCGCTGGATCGAAGACAACGGCTTCGAGCGTCAACGCGTAGCCGTGGGCCAGGCGCTGTACTTCAAGGATCGTGAAGTTCAATTGCCGGGTGTTCTGGCCGCCGACCGCGCCGACGCGCAGTCCGATGTATCGCCGGTTGCCCTGGACTACGAGTTCCGTTTCAACCGCGACTGGCGTGCCACGGCCGACTACAACTGGGACACCGAGGAGCACAGCCCTCGTTCCGGCAGCGCAATGCTTCACTACCAGCCGGAAGACAACCCGAACAAGATCATCAACGTCGGTTATCGCTATCGTAACGACCAGGTCGTCTACAACCAGCTGACCGGCAAATGGCAGTTCGGTGGTGACTATGGTCAGCCGGGTGATCCGAACTTCGTGAAGGATTACTACAAAATCCAGCAACACGACTTCTCGATGATGTGGCCGATCATTCCCCAGTGGAATCTGATCACCCGCTGGCAGTATGACTACGCTCGCAACCGTACCTTGGAAGCCTTTGGTGGTTTCGAGTACGACAACTGCTGCTGGAAACTGCGCGTCATCAACCGTTACTGGGTTTCCAACGACGAATACAGCCAGATCGCCCCGCTTAACGAAAAGGGTGACCACGGGCTCTTCCTGCAAATCGTCCTCAAAGGACTCGGCGGCCTGACCGGCGCCAAGGTAGAGAGCTTCCTCGACAAAGGCATTGAAGGTTATCGTGAACGTGAAGACCAAGCTTTCTGA
- the pdxA gene encoding 4-hydroxythreonine-4-phosphate dehydrogenase PdxA, translated as MKPQRFAVTPGEPAGIGPDLCLLLASHAQPHPLIAITSRDLLLERAAQLGVAVNLLDAAPGNWPDLPAPAGSLYVWDTPLQAKVVAGQLDKANAAFVLETLTRAGQGCIDGVFAGMITAPVHKGVINESGIAFSGHTEFLAELTHTAQVVMMLATRGLRVALVTTHLPLREIADAITVERLERVTRILHADLQHKFGIAQPRILVCGLNPHAGEGGHLGHEEIDIIEPTLERLRQEGMDLRGPLPADTLFTPKYLEHCDAVLAMYHDQGLPVLKYKGFGAAVNVTLGLPIIRTSVDHGTALDLAGSGKIDTGSLHVALETAYQMAETRI; from the coding sequence GTGAAACCCCAGCGTTTCGCGGTAACACCCGGCGAGCCGGCCGGCATTGGCCCAGACCTGTGCCTGCTGCTCGCCTCGCACGCCCAGCCACACCCCCTGATTGCCATTACCAGCCGCGACCTGCTCCTTGAGCGGGCCGCGCAGCTGGGCGTGGCTGTCAATTTGCTGGACGCTGCGCCCGGAAATTGGCCCGACCTGCCCGCACCGGCCGGCAGCCTGTACGTGTGGGACACCCCGCTGCAGGCCAAGGTGGTTGCCGGGCAACTGGACAAGGCCAACGCGGCGTTCGTGCTCGAAACCCTGACCCGCGCAGGCCAAGGCTGCATTGATGGCGTCTTCGCCGGCATGATCACCGCCCCGGTACACAAAGGCGTGATCAACGAATCCGGCATCGCTTTTTCCGGCCACACCGAGTTTCTCGCCGAACTGACCCATACCGCTCAAGTCGTCATGATGCTGGCCACGCGCGGCCTGCGAGTCGCCCTGGTGACCACGCATCTGCCACTGCGTGAGATTGCCGACGCCATTACCGTCGAACGCCTGGAGCGCGTGACGCGCATCCTGCATGCCGACCTGCAACACAAATTCGGCATCGCCCAACCGCGCATCCTGGTCTGTGGGCTTAACCCCCACGCCGGTGAGGGCGGTCATTTGGGCCATGAAGAAATCGACATCATCGAACCAACCCTGGAGCGTCTGCGCCAAGAAGGCATGGACCTGCGTGGCCCATTGCCTGCCGACACTCTGTTTACCCCCAAATATCTGGAGCACTGCGACGCAGTGCTGGCGATGTACCACGACCAGGGGCTGCCGGTGCTGAAATACAAAGGCTTCGGCGCCGCCGTCAACGTGACACTGGGCCTGCCGATCATCCGTACCTCCGTCGACCATGGCACCGCCCTGGACCTGGCAGGCAGCGGCAAGATCGATACCGGCAGCCTGCACGTGGCCCTGGAAACCGCCTATCAGATGGCCGAGACCCGTATATGA
- the murU gene encoding N-acetylmuramate alpha-1-phosphate uridylyltransferase MurU encodes MKAMILAAGKGERMRPLTLHTPKPLVQAGGKRLIEYHLEALAKAGFSDIVINHAWLGQQIENYLGDGAQFGLRIRYSPEGEPLETGGGIFQALPLLGGEPFLVVNGDIWTDYDFARLKQPLNGLAHLVMVDNPAHHPSGGDFHLDQGLLHDAAPGADNLTFSGISVLDPRLFEGCSAGAFKLAPLLRAAMAKGLVTGEHMAGRWIDVGTLERLAQVETLLTAGQ; translated from the coding sequence ATGAAGGCCATGATCCTGGCTGCCGGCAAAGGCGAGCGGATGCGTCCGCTCACCTTGCACACGCCCAAGCCGCTGGTGCAGGCCGGCGGTAAGCGCCTGATCGAGTATCACCTGGAGGCGCTGGCCAAGGCCGGCTTCAGCGATATTGTGATCAACCATGCCTGGCTCGGCCAGCAGATCGAAAACTACCTGGGCGACGGCGCGCAGTTTGGCCTGCGTATCCGGTATTCCCCTGAGGGCGAGCCGCTGGAAACCGGCGGCGGGATTTTCCAGGCCTTGCCGTTGCTGGGGGGCGAGCCGTTTCTGGTGGTCAATGGTGATATCTGGACCGACTACGACTTCGCTCGGCTCAAGCAACCGCTCAACGGCCTGGCGCACCTGGTGATGGTCGACAACCCCGCACATCACCCTTCGGGTGGAGATTTCCACCTCGATCAGGGTTTGCTTCATGATGCGGCGCCCGGTGCCGATAACCTGACCTTCAGTGGCATTTCAGTGCTCGACCCCAGGTTGTTCGAGGGGTGCAGCGCAGGTGCCTTCAAGCTGGCGCCGCTTTTACGGGCGGCGATGGCCAAAGGTCTGGTAACGGGGGAACACATGGCGGGACGCTGGATAGATGTCGGCACGCTGGAGCGCCTGGCGCAAGTCGAAACCCTGCTGACAGCGGGGCAGTAG
- a CDS encoding aminoglycoside phosphotransferase family protein yields MPEQDLRLQQLEVWLDEQLPILFNAQDWGLVPPATLTAASSDASFRRYFRWEGGGRTFVVMDAPPPQENCKPFVDIAHLLAKSGINVPKIYAEDLPRGFLLLNDLGTKTYLDVIDEQNADQLFADAIDALLAFQQLPMDAPLPSYDVALLRRELELFPEWYVRRHLGVELDAQQQACWQRVSDRLIDSALAQPKVLVHRDYMPRNLMISEPNPGVLDFQDAVYGPVTYDITCLFKDAFLSWSQARVREWQRGYWERAAELGIPVQRDFEDFLRASDLMGVQRHLKVIGIFARICHRDGKPRYLADVPRFFAYIEAVLADRPELSDLAELLSSLRQSAEATV; encoded by the coding sequence ATGCCCGAGCAAGATCTACGTTTACAACAGCTGGAAGTCTGGCTGGATGAGCAGTTGCCGATCCTTTTCAACGCTCAAGACTGGGGCCTCGTACCCCCGGCCACATTGACCGCGGCCAGCAGCGACGCGAGTTTCAGGCGTTACTTCCGCTGGGAAGGTGGCGGCCGGACTTTCGTGGTGATGGACGCTCCACCGCCCCAGGAAAACTGCAAACCCTTCGTCGATATCGCTCATTTATTGGCAAAGTCAGGCATAAATGTTCCAAAAATTTATGCAGAAGATTTGCCGCGCGGCTTTCTTTTGCTCAATGACCTGGGCACAAAAACCTACTTGGACGTGATCGACGAGCAAAATGCCGATCAATTGTTTGCCGATGCGATCGACGCGCTGCTGGCATTCCAGCAGTTGCCGATGGACGCACCGCTGCCCAGCTATGACGTCGCCTTGCTGCGCCGTGAGCTGGAGCTCTTCCCAGAGTGGTACGTGCGCAGGCATTTGGGTGTCGAGCTGGACGCACAGCAACAGGCATGCTGGCAGCGGGTCAGCGATCGCCTGATCGACAGCGCGCTGGCGCAGCCCAAAGTGCTGGTGCACCGCGACTACATGCCGCGCAACCTGATGATCAGCGAGCCGAACCCCGGCGTGCTGGATTTCCAGGACGCGGTCTATGGCCCGGTCACCTACGACATCACTTGCCTGTTCAAGGATGCCTTCCTCAGTTGGTCCCAGGCCCGTGTGCGCGAATGGCAGCGCGGTTATTGGGAGCGCGCTGCGGAACTGGGCATCCCGGTACAGCGCGACTTCGAAGACTTCCTGCGTGCCAGCGACCTGATGGGCGTGCAGCGTCACCTCAAGGTCATCGGCATTTTTGCGCGTATTTGCCACCGCGACGGTAAGCCACGCTACCTGGCAGACGTGCCGCGCTTCTTTGCTTATATAGAAGCGGTGCTGGCTGACCGCCCGGAGCTGAGTGACTTGGCTGAGTTGTTGAGCAGCCTGCGCCAATCCGCCGAGGCCACGGTATGA
- a CDS encoding alpha/beta hydrolase family protein, whose amino-acid sequence MPLRNRSALPALCLSLLFTSAFSVQAADAPEPAAEKPVERQPLPERSQEEASALERTLPQQEQQQLQAGSDSFLALWKPANSAEPEGVVIIVPGRGENADWPQAIGPLRRKLPDAHWGSLSLSLPDVSVDTLPPRVMEAPNATVDTSSKEASTADKPIEQAASAEAEGTDPSVVPGADEQDKTDASRIFDRIDAAVAFAQTQSARSVVLVGHGTGAWWAARYLSEKQPSQVQKLVMVAAQTPNGRHPDVQQLAPALKLPTADIYYQDNALARKNALARAQAAKRLKNDGYQQVSLKSLPGNSAAEQEQLYRRVRGWLSPQAGTD is encoded by the coding sequence ATGCCACTTCGAAACCGTTCGGCACTGCCAGCATTGTGCCTGTCGCTGCTGTTTACCAGTGCCTTTTCTGTACAGGCCGCTGATGCCCCTGAGCCGGCCGCCGAAAAACCCGTCGAACGCCAGCCTTTACCCGAACGCAGCCAAGAAGAGGCCAGCGCCCTGGAGCGCACCCTTCCCCAGCAGGAACAGCAACAACTGCAGGCTGGCAGTGATTCCTTCCTCGCCCTGTGGAAACCGGCCAACAGCGCCGAACCCGAAGGTGTGGTGATTATCGTCCCTGGGCGCGGTGAAAATGCTGACTGGCCTCAAGCAATCGGCCCATTGCGGCGCAAATTGCCGGACGCCCATTGGGGCAGCCTCAGCCTGTCGCTGCCGGACGTGAGCGTGGATACACTGCCGCCGCGGGTGATGGAAGCACCCAATGCCACCGTCGACACCAGCAGCAAAGAAGCAAGCACCGCCGACAAACCGATCGAACAAGCGGCCAGCGCAGAGGCCGAGGGCACCGACCCGTCGGTGGTGCCGGGCGCAGACGAGCAGGACAAGACCGACGCGTCACGCATCTTCGATCGTATCGACGCCGCCGTGGCCTTTGCCCAGACTCAAAGTGCACGCAGCGTGGTGCTGGTCGGTCATGGCACCGGAGCCTGGTGGGCCGCGCGTTATCTGAGCGAGAAACAACCGTCTCAGGTGCAAAAATTGGTGATGGTCGCGGCGCAGACGCCCAACGGACGCCACCCGGACGTGCAGCAACTCGCCCCGGCCCTGAAACTGCCGACCGCCGACATCTACTATCAAGACAACGCCCTGGCACGCAAAAACGCCCTGGCACGGGCCCAGGCGGCCAAACGCTTGAAAAATGATGGCTATCAGCAGGTTTCATTGAAGTCACTGCCCGGCAACAGTGCTGCCGAGCAGGAGCAGTTGTATCGGCGGGTCCGTGGTTGGTTGAGCCCGCAGGCCGGCACAGACTGA
- a CDS encoding TerB family tellurite resistance protein, with the protein MLWPGTLIGAGAGFAIASIPGALLGALLGQALDRRLQLHSWAQLRERLGGRPALRNDELLFVLLGRLAKSNGRVVDGHIQQARQEMRALDMTESAQRRAITAFNRGKSGSDRVRRYLRVLKAQPHAAEGVLRACWRMVWADGRADNAERDLIEQWGKWLGWTPQQLQALAADYTPERKPLVSRGASYQEAMRLLGVTATTEPSVIKRAYRRLLSRHHPDKVAGSGASPAQVLDATERTRDLHNAYALIRERRDFR; encoded by the coding sequence ATGTTGTGGCCAGGGACGCTGATCGGCGCCGGGGCTGGCTTCGCCATTGCCAGTATTCCGGGGGCCTTGTTGGGTGCGCTGTTGGGGCAGGCGCTGGATCGTCGCCTGCAACTGCACAGCTGGGCGCAACTGCGTGAACGTCTGGGTGGGCGCCCGGCGTTGCGCAATGACGAATTGCTGTTTGTACTGCTGGGGCGCCTGGCCAAAAGCAACGGGCGGGTAGTGGATGGGCATATCCAGCAGGCGCGCCAGGAGATGCGTGCGCTGGACATGACCGAATCGGCTCAGCGCCGCGCGATCACGGCCTTCAACCGTGGCAAATCCGGCTCCGACCGCGTCCGCCGTTACCTGCGTGTGCTCAAGGCGCAGCCCCATGCCGCCGAAGGCGTGCTGCGCGCGTGCTGGCGGATGGTCTGGGCGGACGGCAGGGCCGATAACGCCGAGCGCGATCTGATCGAGCAATGGGGTAAATGGTTGGGCTGGACGCCGCAACAGCTCCAGGCTCTGGCGGCGGACTACACCCCGGAACGCAAGCCGCTGGTCAGCCGTGGTGCCAGTTATCAGGAGGCGATGCGCTTGCTCGGCGTAACGGCCACCACTGAGCCTTCGGTGATCAAACGCGCCTATCGCCGCCTGCTCAGTCGCCACCATCCGGACAAAGTGGCCGGCAGCGGCGCGAGCCCCGCGCAAGTGCTTGACGCCACTGAGCGCACCCGCGACCTGCACAACGCCTATGCGTTGATTCGCGAGCGCCGGGACTTTCGCTGA